A single window of Synechococcus sp. C9 DNA harbors:
- the pheS gene encoding phenylalanine--tRNA ligase subunit alpha — translation MGAPTLADLAQALQDLERNGLAAIREATTPAVLEQLRVDYLGKKGELSQVLRGMGQLPPAERPQVGALANQVKDRLQEALAERVAQVQAVQMQARLQAETLDVTMPGLGQTPGHAHPLQQMMHRVLDVFVGLGYQVVQGPEVETDYYNFAALNFLPDHPARDMQDTYYLPDGRLLRTHTSTVQIRYMEAHQPPVRIVVPGRVYRRDAVDATHSAMFHQVEILAVAPGLTFTDLKGTLVTFIQALFGQVPVRFRASYFPFTEPSAEVDLQWRGRWLEVLGCGMVDPNVLQAVGYDPEQYTGFAAGLGVERLAMIFHEIDDIRRFYTSDLRFLRQF, via the coding sequence ATGGGGGCACCAACGTTGGCGGATTTGGCGCAGGCGTTACAGGATTTGGAGCGCAATGGTTTAGCGGCGATTCGGGAGGCGACGACCCCGGCGGTTTTGGAGCAGTTGCGGGTGGACTATCTCGGTAAAAAGGGGGAATTATCCCAGGTTTTGCGGGGGATGGGACAACTACCCCCGGCGGAGCGACCCCAGGTGGGGGCATTGGCGAATCAGGTGAAAGACCGGCTCCAGGAGGCGTTGGCGGAACGGGTCGCCCAAGTACAAGCAGTACAAATGCAGGCTCGTTTGCAGGCAGAAACCCTGGATGTGACCATGCCGGGGTTGGGTCAAACGCCCGGTCACGCCCATCCTTTGCAACAGATGATGCACCGGGTACTGGATGTGTTCGTGGGGTTGGGGTACCAGGTGGTGCAAGGCCCCGAAGTGGAAACGGATTATTACAATTTTGCGGCTTTGAATTTTCTGCCCGACCACCCGGCTAGGGATATGCAGGACACCTATTATCTCCCGGATGGACGGTTATTGCGTACCCATACATCAACAGTACAAATTCGGTATATGGAAGCCCACCAACCCCCGGTGCGGATCGTGGTGCCAGGGCGGGTTTATCGCCGGGATGCGGTGGATGCGACCCATTCCGCCATGTTTCATCAGGTGGAAATTTTAGCCGTAGCGCCGGGTTTGACGTTTACGGATTTGAAAGGCACCCTGGTAACGTTTATCCAGGCGTTGTTTGGGCAAGTGCCGGTGCGGTTTCGGGCGAGTTATTTCCCGTTTACGGAACCGTCGGCGGAGGTGGATTTGCAATGGCGGGGGCGGTGGTTAGAGGTTTTGGGCTGTGGCATGGTGGACCCCAATGTACTGCAAGCGGTGGGCTACGACCCGGAGCAATATACTGGCTTTGCGGCGGGCTTAGGGGTGGAACGGCTGGCGATGATTTTCCATGAAATTGATGACATTCGCCGTTTTTACACCAGTGATTTACGGTTTCTGCGTCAGTTTTAA
- a CDS encoding DUF2752 domain-containing protein — protein MIGSAPLSPGERRHRWLLVGILFSPVVGASLYNQGFHIPGLICPMYHFTGIPCPSCGLTRSFMAVARGDLMRAVQFHAFGPLLYGVFLLLGVHIILELLLNRVITVPYWRWLERQRLQWGILGVFLGYYLLRLSIWHQRGELPGRVVW, from the coding sequence ATGATTGGCTCTGCACCTTTAAGCCCTGGGGAACGCCGCCATCGCTGGTTGTTGGTGGGTATCCTATTTTCCCCGGTGGTGGGTGCATCGTTGTATAATCAGGGGTTCCACATTCCGGGGCTGATTTGCCCCATGTACCATTTCACGGGCATCCCCTGCCCCAGTTGCGGGCTGACTCGCTCGTTTATGGCGGTGGCACGGGGGGACTTGATGCGAGCGGTGCAATTTCACGCCTTTGGACCCCTGCTCTACGGGGTGTTTTTGCTGTTGGGAGTACATATCATTCTGGAATTACTGCTAAACCGGGTCATTACCGTCCCCTACTGGCGGTGGCTCGAGCGGCAACGGCTCCAGTGGGGCATTTTGGGCGTATTTTTGGGCTATTATCTCCTGCGGCTGAGTATCTGGCACCAGCGGGGGGAATTGCCGGGGCGGGTGGTGTGGTAA
- the pstC gene encoding phosphate ABC transporter permease subunit PstC: MTPSTALPERRSRSPQERLIDRLFVRSTLVLAVLTGVLLAFIVLVIAWRSLPAVQAFGLNFITGSAWNPVPGREDFGVFPMLYGTLVSSIIALLIAVPLGLGTAIFLSEDFIPPQPRLVISFLVELLAAIPSVVYGLWGIFVLIPLIQPVAQWLHANLGWIPLFGTEPVGPGMLPASLVLAIMILPIMTAIAKDSLAALPPELRQASMGLGATRWWTIFRVLIPAAISGIVGGTMLGLGRALGETMAATMLIGNANQFQWSLLAPANTIASLLANQFPEARGIQVSALMYAAVLLMLMTLIVNILAEVIVNRLKAKYE, encoded by the coding sequence ATGACCCCAAGCACCGCTCTACCGGAACGTCGTTCCCGCTCCCCCCAGGAACGGTTGATTGACCGCTTGTTTGTCCGCTCTACCCTGGTCTTGGCGGTGCTGACCGGGGTACTCTTGGCTTTCATCGTTTTGGTGATTGCCTGGCGGTCTCTCCCGGCGGTGCAAGCCTTTGGGTTGAATTTTATTACTGGTTCGGCCTGGAATCCGGTGCCGGGACGGGAGGATTTTGGGGTCTTTCCCATGCTGTACGGGACGTTGGTCAGTTCGATTATTGCCCTGCTGATTGCGGTGCCTCTGGGGTTGGGGACGGCGATTTTTTTGAGTGAGGATTTTATTCCCCCCCAGCCCCGGTTGGTGATTTCGTTTTTGGTGGAATTGTTGGCGGCGATTCCCAGTGTGGTGTATGGACTGTGGGGGATTTTTGTGTTGATTCCCCTGATTCAACCCGTGGCGCAGTGGTTGCACGCCAATTTGGGCTGGATTCCCCTGTTTGGGACGGAGCCGGTGGGGCCGGGGATGTTGCCCGCTTCCCTGGTGTTGGCCATTATGATTTTGCCGATCATGACGGCGATTGCGAAGGATTCTTTGGCGGCACTGCCCCCGGAGTTGCGGCAGGCGTCCATGGGGTTGGGGGCGACCCGCTGGTGGACGATCTTTCGGGTGTTGATCCCGGCGGCGATTTCGGGGATCGTGGGAGGCACGATGTTGGGTCTGGGGCGGGCGTTGGGGGAAACCATGGCGGCGACCATGCTGATTGGGAATGCCAACCAGTTTCAGTGGTCCTTGTTGGCACCGGCGAATACGATTGCTTCCCTGTTGGCGAACCAGTTCCCGGAGGCGCGGGGGATTCAGGTGTCGGCGTTGATGTATGCCGCTGTGCTGTTGATGCTGATGACCCTGATTGTGAATATCCTGGCGGAAGTGATCGTCAACCGTCTGAAAGCGAAGTACGAATAG
- a CDS encoding M50 family metallopeptidase, protein MSASQWQTALQTRLMGKGFDCTIFLQNHTLHLALKGTKIPNQHEIIPEIINCLNESPPPGITGLKIYAQTPDDPFPVWEYEGELGQSFQPPPVQPIPLWQRVKQGDMEAMTTILERALTHKNIQVKIKQINGIFHIELNAHQLPEQALLVKLIDQELRCYKMPSLTQIQVTAHDAHHTWETEFTLGHLPPHSSAVDKKTHSPKPASHTWRTLPLYSLDPTGKNILLVGAITGFLLCLTPWIRFILSYLVIIIHELGHTVAGWLMGYPSIPSFDFIYGGGITLQLSERWAFIPLVIYSGLGGLIYYFRRNRLTLITLVIVALFYTLIYFTRLSQLLVISMGHGLELLFIGIFLYRAITGWSCQQPGEQSLYGILGFFMLFYDLNFVRQLLFDPVMRELYFMGKGDVLDHDFVRIAREFLRVNLSLVVVLFGLLCVLTPLATWGLYRYQNYWRYACVQLLRR, encoded by the coding sequence GTGTCCGCATCCCAATGGCAAACCGCCTTGCAAACTCGCTTAATGGGTAAGGGTTTTGATTGCACTATTTTTCTGCAAAATCATACCTTACATCTGGCACTTAAAGGGACAAAAATACCCAATCAACATGAGATTATCCCCGAAATTATTAACTGCCTCAATGAATCTCCACCCCCAGGAATTACGGGGTTAAAAATCTACGCCCAAACCCCGGATGACCCCTTTCCGGTTTGGGAATACGAAGGTGAACTAGGTCAATCATTTCAACCGCCACCGGTACAACCAATACCCCTATGGCAAAGGGTGAAACAGGGGGATATGGAAGCGATGACCACCATATTAGAACGGGCATTAACGCACAAAAATATCCAAGTAAAAATTAAACAAATTAACGGTATATTTCACATTGAATTAAACGCCCATCAACTGCCGGAACAGGCATTATTGGTTAAACTGATTGACCAGGAATTACGTTGCTATAAAATGCCTTCTTTAACCCAAATTCAAGTAACGGCTCACGATGCCCATCACACCTGGGAAACAGAATTTACTCTAGGGCATTTACCCCCCCATTCCTCAGCGGTTGACAAAAAAACTCATTCCCCAAAACCAGCTTCCCATACATGGCGAACTTTGCCGCTCTATTCCCTCGATCCAACCGGGAAAAATATCTTGCTGGTAGGAGCGATTACGGGCTTTTTATTATGTTTAACTCCTTGGATAAGATTTATATTAAGTTACCTGGTGATTATCATTCATGAATTGGGGCATACGGTGGCGGGCTGGTTGATGGGTTATCCTTCCATTCCTAGTTTTGATTTTATCTATGGGGGAGGGATTACCTTGCAATTGAGCGAACGGTGGGCATTCATTCCCCTAGTTATCTACAGCGGTTTGGGCGGGTTAATCTATTATTTTCGCCGCAATCGTTTAACGCTAATCACCCTAGTAATTGTTGCGCTCTTTTATACCCTCATTTATTTCACCCGTTTGAGCCAATTACTGGTCATTTCGATGGGGCATGGGTTGGAATTATTATTTATCGGCATTTTTTTATACAGGGCAATAACCGGCTGGTCTTGTCAACAACCCGGAGAACAATCTCTATATGGCATTTTGGGATTTTTCATGTTATTTTATGACTTAAATTTTGTCCGCCAATTATTATTTGACCCCGTGATGCGAGAATTATATTTTATGGGGAAAGGGGATGTCTTAGACCATGACTTTGTGCGGATTGCCCGGGAATTTTTACGGGTGAATTTGTCCCTAGTGGTGGTGCTTTTTGGGCTATTATGTGTATTGACCCCCCTGGCGACTTGGGGACTTTATCGTTACCAAAACTACTGGCGGTATGCTTGTGTCCAACTACTGCGGCGATGA
- the pstA gene encoding phosphate ABC transporter permease PstA, producing MGTIIVVLLGTLISVPFGVLTAVYLSEFSSTKVQKEVARWVRFGINVLAGVPSIIAGVFAYGLFVTTGIFGYSAAAAGVALAVLMLPTIVRTTDEALKIVPQEVRWASVGLGASNYYTTLRVVIPAALPSILTGVILAMARAVGDTAALIFTALFSSFWPRGLLEPIATLSVLVYNFASVPFKPQQELAWAASFFLVMLILVASVASRLVIRRQPMR from the coding sequence CTGGGCACGATTATTGTTGTTTTGCTGGGTACTCTGATTTCGGTGCCGTTTGGGGTGTTGACGGCGGTGTATCTGTCGGAATTTAGTAGCACCAAAGTCCAAAAGGAAGTGGCTCGCTGGGTGCGGTTTGGCATCAATGTGTTGGCGGGGGTGCCTTCGATTATTGCGGGGGTGTTTGCCTATGGGCTGTTTGTCACCACCGGGATTTTTGGGTATTCGGCGGCGGCGGCGGGGGTGGCTCTGGCGGTGTTGATGTTGCCGACCATTGTCCGTACCACGGATGAAGCCTTGAAAATTGTGCCCCAGGAGGTGCGGTGGGCGTCGGTCGGGTTGGGGGCTTCCAACTATTACACGACGTTGCGGGTGGTGATACCGGCGGCGTTGCCTTCGATTTTGACGGGGGTGATTTTGGCGATGGCTCGGGCGGTGGGGGATACGGCGGCGTTGATCTTCACGGCGTTGTTTTCCAGTTTCTGGCCCCGGGGACTTTTGGAGCCGATTGCCACCCTATCCGTGCTGGTGTACAACTTCGCCTCGGTGCCGTTCAAACCCCAGCAGGAGTTAGCCTGGGCGGCTTCGTTCTTCCTGGTTATGCTGATTTTGGTGGCGAGTGTGGCGTCCCGTTTGGTGATTCGTCGCCAGCCCATGCGTTAG
- the pstB gene encoding phosphate ABC transporter ATP-binding protein PstB, which yields MVNGASPQGQPVFRVENVNIYYGNFKAVRDVSMTIPKNQVTAFIGPSGCGKSTILRCLNRLNDLIASFRLEGKITYHDKNIYDPDIDPVEVRRKIGMVFQKPNPFPKSIYDNVVYGARVINYQGDLDELVERSLRRAALWDEVKDKLKQSGFSLSGGQQQRLCIARTIAVEPEVVLMDEPCSALDPISTLKVEELMHELKNNYTIVIVTHNMQQATRVADMTAFFNAEATPKGGKVGHLVEFDLTKNIFGSPKQQATMDYVSGRFG from the coding sequence ATGGTGAATGGAGCGTCCCCCCAAGGGCAACCGGTGTTCCGGGTGGAGAATGTCAATATTTACTACGGTAATTTCAAGGCGGTGCGGGATGTTTCCATGACCATTCCCAAAAATCAGGTGACGGCGTTTATCGGCCCTTCGGGTTGTGGGAAAAGTACGATTTTGCGGTGTCTCAATCGCTTGAATGACCTGATTGCTTCCTTCCGGCTGGAGGGAAAAATTACCTACCACGATAAAAATATCTATGACCCAGATATTGACCCGGTGGAGGTGCGCCGGAAAATTGGCATGGTGTTTCAAAAGCCCAACCCTTTTCCCAAGTCCATTTACGACAATGTGGTGTACGGGGCGCGGGTGATCAATTACCAGGGGGATTTGGATGAATTGGTGGAGCGTTCCCTGCGGCGGGCGGCGCTTTGGGATGAGGTGAAAGATAAGTTAAAACAAAGTGGGTTTTCCCTTTCCGGGGGGCAACAACAGCGCTTGTGTATTGCCCGGACGATTGCGGTGGAACCGGAGGTGGTGTTGATGGATGAACCCTGCTCCGCCCTTGACCCGATTTCTACCCTCAAGGTGGAGGAATTGATGCATGAATTGAAGAATAATTACACGATTGTGATTGTCACCCACAATATGCAACAGGCGACCCGGGTGGCGGATATGACGGCCTTTTTCAATGCGGAAGCCACGCCCAAGGGGGGCAAGGTAGGCCATTTGGTGGAGTTTGATTTGACCAAAAATATCTTTGGTTCCCCCAAACAACAGGCGACGATGGATTATGTGAGCGGGCGGTTCGGCTAG
- a CDS encoding ferredoxin family protein, translating to MAHTIVTDVCEGVADCVAACPVACIHPGSGKNAKGTDWYWIDFGICIDCGICLQVCPVEGAILPEERPDLQKNP from the coding sequence ATGGCGCATACGATTGTGACCGATGTGTGCGAAGGGGTAGCCGATTGCGTCGCCGCCTGCCCAGTCGCCTGCATCCATCCCGGCTCCGGTAAAAATGCCAAAGGCACCGACTGGTACTGGATTGATTTTGGCATTTGCATTGATTGCGGCATTTGTTTGCAGGTGTGCCCAGTAGAAGGCGCAATTCTGCCCGAGGAACGCCCGGACTTACAAAAAAACCCCTAA
- a CDS encoding serine hydrolase — protein MPFYQPHHTLAHWGETLLQAICADHALTPADIGITWLVYGGGVRVNTGGALDPQTFWQQRPWGWSHRGEVNVYPASIVKLFYLVAIHEWLERGMIPPEPEIDRAITDMIQHSSNDATSYLVDVLTGTTSGPDLAPGPFSTWQYQRNLINRYFQSWQWAEFAGINLNQKTWCDGPYGRERAFLGPNGESRNRLNPLATARLFHTILGGIAVSPRRSQQMVDVCRRSLVPADYENDPENQVQGFLGEGLPPDVKLWSKAGYTSQVRHDCAYVEWGSDQAYMLVVFTVGEAQSRNAKLLPDLSRRVYEQLHREPLV, from the coding sequence ATGCCTTTTTATCAACCCCATCACACCCTCGCCCACTGGGGGGAAACCCTACTGCAAGCAATATGCGCTGACCATGCCCTGACCCCGGCGGACATCGGCATCACTTGGCTGGTCTATGGGGGCGGCGTGCGGGTAAATACGGGGGGTGCCCTCGACCCGCAAACCTTTTGGCAACAACGCCCTTGGGGCTGGAGCCATCGGGGAGAGGTGAATGTTTATCCCGCCAGCATTGTGAAATTGTTTTACCTGGTGGCGATTCATGAATGGCTGGAACGGGGCATGATCCCCCCGGAGCCGGAAATTGACCGAGCCATCACCGACATGATCCAACACTCCAGCAACGATGCCACCAGCTACCTTGTGGATGTCTTGACCGGCACCACCAGTGGACCCGATTTAGCCCCCGGTCCCTTTAGCACCTGGCAGTACCAGCGCAATTTAATTAACCGCTATTTCCAGTCCTGGCAATGGGCGGAATTTGCGGGCATTAATCTCAATCAAAAAACCTGGTGTGACGGTCCCTACGGACGGGAGCGGGCATTTTTGGGACCCAACGGGGAAAGCCGCAACCGCCTGAACCCCCTCGCCACCGCCCGGTTATTCCACACGATTTTGGGGGGCATTGCCGTCTCCCCCCGCCGTTCCCAGCAGATGGTGGATGTGTGCCGCCGTTCCCTGGTGCCAGCGGACTATGAAAACGACCCGGAAAATCAGGTGCAGGGTTTTTTGGGGGAGGGATTACCCCCGGACGTGAAACTGTGGTCGAAAGCGGGCTATACCAGCCAAGTCCGCCACGACTGCGCCTACGTGGAATGGGGCAGTGACCAAGCCTATATGCTGGTGGTGTTTACGGTGGGGGAGGCACAAAGCCGTAATGCCAAATTACTGCCCGACCTGAGCCGCCGGGTCTATGAACAGTTGCACCGGGAACCCCTGGTCTAG
- a CDS encoding transposase: protein MRRQIQGLIKPLLNLLPKNDYPVLDTRLFVLIWMHFILDARVATMRGLFFLLNHLNFKVDISTFSKACKHRSTEPFQVILRELQKRLKHHQGEFKHLFPLDSTIITLTSKLFWHYKQVKLTLGLDINEGNIGDESIIFGKTNDHKIGHLVIGTIPENAVGIMDRGFASWKLMDEMCKRNTLFIVRIRNNMKLQPDNPDIRVIQFFNEEENTEYRLATNVTSMTDEEICSAYRLRWRIELLWKALKMHLKLDRIITKNENGVRLQIYAVLIGYLILRLLEIGHNKTYELIDKLRYLQIEIGRHCSFMELVGVEPLVG from the coding sequence ATGAGACGACAAATTCAGGGACTTATCAAGCCCTTGCTGAACCTTCTTCCCAAAAACGACTATCCAGTCTTGGATACTCGCTTGTTTGTACTCATATGGATGCACTTCATTTTAGATGCAAGAGTCGCCACCATGCGGGGCTTATTCTTCCTCTTGAATCATCTCAATTTTAAAGTTGACATATCAACGTTTTCTAAGGCGTGTAAACATCGTAGCACCGAGCCGTTTCAAGTGATCCTAAGAGAACTGCAAAAACGGCTTAAACATCATCAAGGTGAATTTAAGCACTTATTCCCATTAGATTCTACCATTATCACCCTGACCAGCAAATTATTCTGGCACTACAAGCAGGTAAAATTGACGCTTGGCCTGGATATAAATGAGGGCAATATCGGTGACGAATCAATTATATTTGGAAAGACTAATGACCATAAAATTGGGCATCTTGTGATTGGGACGATACCTGAGAATGCCGTTGGTATCATGGATAGGGGTTTTGCTTCCTGGAAATTAATGGACGAAATGTGTAAACGAAATACATTGTTTATTGTGCGGATTAGAAATAATATGAAGTTGCAACCTGACAATCCGGATATTCGGGTAATTCAATTTTTTAATGAAGAGGAAAACACAGAATATAGGCTAGCGACTAACGTGACTTCGATGACGGATGAAGAGATTTGTTCAGCCTATCGTTTGCGCTGGCGAATTGAGTTGCTTTGGAAGGCACTAAAGATGCACTTGAAATTGGATAGAATCATTACCAAGAATGAGAATGGTGTGCGGCTACAGATTTATGCCGTATTGATTGGTTATCTAATTTTAAGATTGCTGGAGATAGGTCACAATAAGACCTATGAATTGATTGACAAGTTGCGATATTTACAAATAGAAATAGGCCGACACTGTAGCTTCATGGAACTCGTAGGGGTAGAGCCGCTCGTAGGATAA
- a CDS encoding sulfurtransferase codes for MSLTNLITPAALADRLDDPALLILDCRFDLAQPDWGQTQYQTSHIPGAFYLDLNRDLSGPVTAQSGRHPLPDVNTLTSKLNQMGLTATTHVIAYDQGRLPYAARLWWLLRYLGHPRISLLAGGWEAYVQAGYPVSHALPTPRPGDFTPHVQNQYIASRAEVVAAPNNPDVLLVDAREPRRYRGEWEPIDPVAGHIPGAVNLPWTELLPPQPYRERWHALNTPPREVICYCGSGVTACVNLLTLEWAGYAPGRLYVGGWSEWCRHPQP; via the coding sequence ATGTCCTTAACAAATCTAATCACCCCTGCCGCCTTAGCCGATCGTTTGGATGACCCGGCGCTCCTGATCCTGGACTGCCGGTTTGACCTGGCGCAACCGGACTGGGGACAAACCCAGTACCAGACCAGCCATATTCCCGGAGCCTTTTACCTGGACTTGAATCGGGATTTATCCGGCCCGGTAACAGCCCAAAGCGGACGGCATCCCCTACCTGATGTAAATACATTGACCAGCAAACTAAATCAAATGGGTTTAACTGCCACCACCCATGTGATTGCCTACGACCAGGGACGATTGCCCTACGCCGCCCGACTCTGGTGGCTGTTGCGCTACCTGGGGCACCCCCGGATCAGTCTCTTGGCTGGCGGTTGGGAAGCCTACGTCCAAGCGGGTTATCCCGTGAGCCATGCCCTGCCCACCCCCCGCCCCGGTGATTTTACCCCCCATGTCCAAAATCAGTACATTGCTAGTCGGGCAGAGGTGGTCGCCGCCCCAAATAACCCGGATGTTCTGCTGGTGGATGCCCGGGAACCCCGCCGCTATCGGGGGGAATGGGAGCCGATTGACCCAGTCGCTGGTCACATCCCTGGCGCAGTGAATTTGCCCTGGACGGAACTCCTGCCCCCCCAACCCTACCGGGAACGCTGGCACGCCCTGAATACACCCCCCCGGGAAGTCATCTGCTATTGTGGCTCCGGGGTCACCGCCTGCGTGAATTTACTCACCCTGGAATGGGCGGGGTATGCCCCTGGCCGCCTCTACGTGGGGGGTTGGAGCGAGTGGTGCCGTCACCCCCAACCCTAG
- the secD gene encoding protein translocase subunit SecD produces MVGRQRLIILLVVGLVLAALLVINRIPVRLGLDLQGGAQLTLQVKTTAEVKEITPAVLEGVQRVVEGRINGLGVSEAVVQTVGKDQLLVQLPGVNDPQQAERVLGGTAQLDFRRQKQGTDVQQIQQLYLVREQILAIRKQPNSGADPEQLQKDLKQAEEALAAFYEPTGLTGKNLKDAVAQPLPAGNQWQVAIRFDAEGGKKFAELTKSIAGTGRTLGIFLDDTLISFPSVSAEFAAAGITGGAAVITGNFTAESANDLAVQLRGGALPVPVEIVENRTVGATLGQDSIQRSYWAFAGGMVLVLAFMVFYYRLPGLIADLALLIYALLTYAAFVLLGVTLTLPGIAGFILSIGMAVDANILIFERTREELQAGKSLYRSVESGFYRAFSSILDGNVTTLIACAALFWLGTGLVKGFALTLGLGVLVSMFTALTCSRTFLLFVLTIPSLRRVEFYTPKSALVKS; encoded by the coding sequence ATGGTCGGTCGGCAACGGTTGATTATCCTGCTGGTGGTGGGGCTGGTTTTAGCCGCCCTGCTGGTGATTAATCGCATTCCCGTGCGTCTAGGGCTGGATTTGCAAGGGGGAGCGCAGTTGACCCTCCAGGTGAAAACGACCGCTGAGGTGAAGGAGATTACGCCTGCGGTTTTGGAAGGGGTGCAACGGGTGGTGGAAGGGCGGATCAATGGGTTGGGGGTCTCGGAAGCCGTCGTCCAGACTGTTGGCAAGGATCAACTGCTCGTCCAACTCCCTGGGGTGAATGACCCGCAACAGGCGGAACGGGTTTTGGGGGGCACGGCGCAGTTGGATTTTCGCCGCCAAAAGCAGGGCACGGATGTTCAGCAAATTCAGCAATTGTACTTGGTACGGGAGCAAATTTTAGCCATTCGCAAACAACCCAACAGTGGGGCAGACCCGGAACAGTTACAAAAAGACCTAAAACAGGCGGAAGAGGCGTTGGCGGCTTTTTATGAACCGACGGGATTGACGGGCAAAAACCTCAAGGATGCGGTCGCCCAGCCCCTACCAGCGGGGAATCAATGGCAGGTGGCAATTCGTTTTGATGCGGAAGGGGGGAAAAAATTTGCCGAATTAACCAAGTCCATTGCGGGCACGGGACGCACCCTGGGGATTTTTTTGGATGACACCCTGATCAGTTTTCCTTCGGTGAGTGCGGAATTTGCCGCCGCTGGGATCACCGGGGGAGCCGCTGTGATTACCGGGAATTTTACCGCCGAATCCGCCAACGATTTAGCCGTCCAACTGCGGGGGGGAGCCTTGCCGGTGCCGGTGGAAATTGTGGAAAATCGCACGGTGGGAGCCACCCTGGGGCAAGACAGCATCCAACGGAGTTATTGGGCGTTTGCGGGGGGGATGGTGTTGGTTTTAGCCTTTATGGTGTTTTACTATCGCCTACCGGGTTTGATTGCGGATTTGGCTTTGCTGATTTATGCGTTATTGACCTATGCGGCTTTTGTACTTTTGGGGGTTACGTTAACCTTACCGGGGATTGCCGGATTTATCCTCAGTATTGGGATGGCGGTGGATGCCAATATCCTAATTTTTGAACGCACCCGGGAAGAATTGCAAGCTGGAAAAAGCCTGTATCGCTCGGTGGAATCTGGTTTTTATCGTGCCTTTAGTAGCATTTTGGATGGGAATGTCACGACCTTAATTGCCTGTGCCGCCCTGTTTTGGTTGGGGACGGGTTTGGTCAAGGGTTTTGCCCTCACCTTGGGATTGGGTGTTTTAGTCAGTATGTTCACCGCCCTCACCTGTAGTCGCACCTTTTTATTATTTGTTTTGACCATTCCCAGCCTCAGACGGGTGGAATTTTATACCCCGAAATCCGCCCTGGTCAAAAGTTAG